From the genome of Jeotgalibacillus haloalkalitolerans, one region includes:
- a CDS encoding recombinase family protein gives MIFAYARVSTKDQNLSLQEDALKQYGYDEIYKERKSGMDTERPQLTSLVEKLRKGDILLVWKLDRLGRSTRHVLEIAEQLEEKGVELVSLQDKIDTTTAMGKAMFRMMTVLNEMERDIISERTKAGLESARSRGRVGGRPKKNSKDVHKALKLYDSKEYTICEIVEMTNVSKATLYRKIKERESSQ, from the coding sequence ATGATTTTTGCATATGCACGGGTATCAACAAAGGATCAAAACTTGAGTCTACAAGAGGACGCTTTAAAGCAATATGGGTATGATGAAATTTACAAGGAGAGAAAGAGTGGAATGGACACGGAACGTCCTCAATTGACCTCTCTTGTGGAGAAATTAAGAAAGGGAGATATTCTCCTTGTGTGGAAACTTGACCGCCTTGGACGATCCACAAGACACGTCCTTGAGATAGCGGAACAACTTGAAGAAAAGGGAGTAGAACTTGTTTCCCTTCAAGATAAGATTGATACAACCACCGCAATGGGAAAGGCAATGTTTAGAATGATGACTGTCCTCAATGAAATGGAACGAGACATAATAAGTGAGAGAACAAAGGCTGGTCTTGAATCGGCAAGGTCAAGAGGGAGAGTTGGAGGGAGACCAAAGAAGAACTCCAAGGACGTTCACAAGGCTCTTAAACTTTATGACTCCAAGGAATATACAATATGTGAGATTGTGGAAATGACCAATGTAAGCAAGGCAACGTTATATCGTAAAATCAAGGAAAGGGAATCTTCACAATGA
- a CDS encoding helix-turn-helix transcriptional regulator: MKIHFTVEKIEAMLKAFNLSQTELSKRLGISQVYINQIIRGERNISTRVQKELNRVYGELLDRVKVFENQIS, translated from the coding sequence ATGAAAATTCATTTTACGGTAGAAAAGATTGAAGCAATGTTGAAAGCATTTAACCTTTCACAAACCGAATTGAGTAAACGTCTTGGAATTTCTCAAGTCTATATAAATCAAATTATTCGTGGAGAACGAAATATTTCAACCCGAGTTCAAAAAGAATTGAATCGTGTGTATGGAGAGTTATTAGATCGAGTCAAAGTCTTCGAGAACCAAATATCATAA